The following coding sequences are from one Formosa haliotis window:
- a CDS encoding DUF58 domain-containing protein, producing MASKSQTDSVFLTLEHLLKYEWLNTVLNFKVGTQKSNSVLSGRYASRLRGRGLDFEEARPYVIGDDIRNIDWKVTAKTGVTHTKVFTEEKEKPAFIFVDQSPTMGFGSVNKTKAVIAGELAAISAYKIMKGGDRVGGLVFKGDSYDLTTPKRDQRNMLQFFQHIVDANNSIYEHKPFDFSEALKGVISKLQNIITHDFLVIIISDFFRYNKETIQYLSLLSEHNDVVLVKVFDPMEESLPKEKITLTNNEKQISISKNRKRIVKDLKEDFKTNYDGFKQEIEKYNITLFKINTVDPVEDQLIKVFTQYESK from the coding sequence ATGGCTTCAAAATCACAAACAGATTCTGTTTTTTTAACCCTCGAACATTTGTTAAAATACGAGTGGCTTAACACCGTGCTTAATTTTAAAGTAGGTACGCAAAAATCGAATAGCGTATTGTCTGGTAGATATGCCTCGCGTTTACGAGGAAGAGGTTTAGATTTTGAAGAAGCTCGCCCTTATGTTATTGGCGATGATATTAGAAATATAGACTGGAAAGTAACAGCCAAAACCGGCGTAACCCACACCAAAGTATTTACAGAAGAAAAAGAAAAGCCGGCGTTTATTTTTGTCGATCAGTCGCCAACTATGGGATTTGGGTCGGTTAATAAAACTAAAGCGGTAATTGCAGGAGAATTGGCAGCAATCTCGGCCTACAAAATAATGAAAGGTGGCGATCGCGTTGGGGGTTTAGTGTTTAAAGGCGATAGCTATGATTTAACAACGCCTAAGCGCGATCAGCGAAACATGCTACAGTTTTTTCAGCATATTGTAGATGCTAATAATAGCATTTACGAACATAAACCTTTCGATTTTTCTGAAGCTTTAAAAGGTGTTATTTCTAAACTTCAAAACATCATTACACACGATTTTTTAGTGATTATAATCAGTGATTTTTTTAGATATAATAAAGAAACCATACAGTATTTAAGTTTACTATCTGAACATAATGATGTGGTTTTGGTAAAGGTGTTCGACCCGATGGAAGAATCACTTCCGAAGGAAAAAATTACACTAACCAATAACGAGAAACAAATTAGTATTTCAAAAAACAGAAAACGTATTGTAAAGGATTTAAAAGAAGATTTTAAAACCAATTACGATGGCTTTAAACAAGAAATAGAAAAATATAATATTACACTTTTTAAAATTAATACGGTCGACCCTGTGGAAGATCAATTAATAAAAGTGTTTACCCAATACGAATCGAAGTAA
- a CDS encoding VWA domain-containing protein, whose amino-acid sequence MEVWKDIDWDKFHFLRAEYLWYGLPVAILLLLCILVYGENNAWKKHIAKHLQPYVIQKGTTWKSRLLYLFVMLVFAIGFIAFLGPTWNEQKAPAKKVASKLVIALDLSQSMLTEDVSPNRLERAKFKINDLLKANPRAETALLVFAASTHTVIPFTTDYKIITDNLDGLQPHMMPERGTGFKMLFQKLDTLFTDNKAPGKILLFTDDLVGMDTPAVSAFVQQHNAVLSIYPLATESGGEVPSFYNHKVALKHDKKVVSSALQTDKVIALQGIEGVKVLDMTLDKSDVTLFAEDISDHLIFEEKPKKEEENWQDNGFWLLIPLMALFLFSFRKGWSLLAVLLFVGLSSCNSSDDPKSKENEESFHFKDLWYTKAYQAQQEYDAGNYLAAAKDFDDPLRKGVAYYKAGDYAKAREEFQKDTTSNGQYNLGVTYAKLGDLTKAKAVFETIVSKDSTNTQAQKNLTSVQEAMSKKSGMSAEESKVEDGKPSAKNEKNDSMEDFSGGGQKATKKQMERQRMEEEVATGKRKGKELDELPDDFKSGKGGIPNNILMRKVDDDPALFLTRKFKYQVKKNQVNVEQTQTTW is encoded by the coding sequence ATGGAGGTTTGGAAAGACATAGATTGGGATAAATTCCATTTTTTACGAGCCGAATATTTATGGTACGGACTTCCTGTAGCTATACTATTGTTGTTGTGTATCCTAGTTTATGGTGAAAATAATGCGTGGAAAAAACATATTGCCAAGCACTTACAACCTTATGTGATTCAAAAGGGAACGACCTGGAAATCGCGTCTGCTTTACCTGTTTGTTATGCTTGTTTTTGCCATTGGGTTTATTGCTTTTTTAGGTCCGACCTGGAACGAACAAAAGGCTCCTGCAAAAAAGGTAGCTTCAAAATTAGTGATAGCTTTAGATTTATCGCAAAGTATGCTTACCGAAGATGTATCGCCAAACCGATTAGAACGGGCTAAATTTAAAATTAACGACTTATTAAAAGCTAATCCGAGAGCAGAAACAGCCCTTTTAGTGTTTGCCGCTTCTACGCATACGGTTATTCCTTTTACTACAGATTATAAAATTATTACCGACAATTTAGATGGTTTACAACCACACATGATGCCAGAACGAGGGACAGGATTTAAAATGCTGTTTCAGAAATTAGATACCTTGTTTACAGATAATAAGGCTCCAGGTAAAATTTTGTTATTTACAGATGATTTGGTGGGGATGGATACACCGGCAGTTAGTGCCTTTGTACAACAGCACAATGCCGTATTAAGTATTTACCCGTTGGCAACGGAGTCTGGTGGAGAGGTACCGTCTTTTTATAATCATAAAGTGGCTTTAAAACACGATAAAAAAGTAGTGTCTTCCGCGCTTCAAACCGATAAGGTTATTGCTTTACAAGGTATTGAAGGTGTAAAAGTATTAGATATGACTTTAGATAAAAGTGATGTTACTCTTTTTGCAGAAGATATTAGCGACCACCTTATTTTTGAAGAGAAACCTAAAAAAGAGGAGGAAAATTGGCAAGACAATGGATTTTGGTTATTAATTCCGTTAATGGCTCTGTTTTTATTCAGCTTTAGAAAAGGATGGAGTTTGTTGGCTGTATTGTTATTTGTTGGTTTATCATCCTGTAATTCTTCAGACGATCCGAAATCAAAAGAAAACGAAGAGTCTTTTCATTTTAAAGATCTATGGTACACCAAAGCCTATCAAGCCCAGCAAGAATATGATGCTGGAAATTATTTAGCCGCAGCCAAAGATTTCGACGATCCCCTAAGAAAAGGAGTAGCGTATTATAAAGCTGGAGATTATGCAAAAGCAAGAGAAGAGTTTCAGAAAGACACCACCTCGAACGGACAGTATAATTTAGGAGTAACTTACGCGAAGCTCGGCGATTTAACCAAAGCGAAAGCAGTTTTTGAAACTATAGTTTCTAAGGATTCTACGAATACACAAGCCCAGAAAAACTTAACTAGCGTTCAAGAAGCTATGTCTAAAAAGTCTGGTATGTCGGCAGAAGAAAGCAAAGTTGAAGATGGTAAGCCAAGCGCTAAGAATGAAAAAAATGATTCTATGGAAGATTTTAGTGGTGGCGGACAAAAAGCGACTAAAAAGCAAATGGAAAGACAACGTATGGAGGAAGAGGTGGCTACTGGAAAACGTAAAGGTAAGGAGTTAGATGAATTACCAGATGATTTTAAATCTGGAAAAGGCGGGATTCCAAACAATATATTAATGCGTAAAGTAGATGATGATCCTGCATTATTTTTAACTCGAAAGTTTAAATATCAAGTTAAAAAAAATCAAGTAAATGTTGAACAAACTCAAACAACATGGTAG
- a CDS encoding DUF4381 domain-containing protein, which yields MLVFKLYNLIVLQDATTASDLAMGDIIEPAPVPFTFDTIGWKIVFALMILLLVFIGYKIYKHYKKKQYLREAIAQIQVLQHQTDLDAVSFINAVMFQLKQTALQTFGRQQVAGLHGADWLQFLDDKVQGSNYKGDEALILAAVYKHEVSDSASFNRELFSNKSINWIRKHAR from the coding sequence ATGCTAGTATTCAAATTATATAATTTAATAGTACTTCAAGATGCTACTACAGCTTCCGATTTGGCTATGGGAGATATTATTGAACCAGCACCAGTGCCATTTACGTTCGATACGATAGGTTGGAAAATAGTATTTGCCTTAATGATTCTATTGTTAGTTTTTATAGGGTATAAGATATACAAGCATTATAAAAAGAAGCAGTATTTAAGGGAGGCTATTGCACAAATACAAGTCTTACAACACCAAACAGATTTAGATGCCGTGTCTTTTATAAATGCCGTAATGTTTCAATTAAAACAAACGGCCTTACAAACTTTTGGAAGACAGCAAGTGGCCGGTTTGCATGGTGCAGATTGGTTACAGTTTTTAGATGATAAGGTACAAGGTTCAAATTATAAAGGCGATGAAGCTTTAATTTTAGCGGCTGTATATAAGCATGAGGTGTCAGATTCGGCCTCATTCAATAGAGAATTATTTAGTAATAAAAGCATTAATTGGATAAGAAAGCATGCCAGATAA
- a CDS encoding vWA domain-containing protein, with protein sequence MPDNFHFEYPWVILLLPLPLLVYWLLPAIKNRSSALRYPYFNRAATVSDQKPKKASQVKKRSWFAWLVMYSIWGLLVVALASPELVGKPEKKIKTARNFLIAADISFSMANTDWYIDDKRTTRWSAVKHIMKDFVKERKSDRLGLLFFASNAYIQAPFTSDLKTVSTMLDEADVGMAGQMTNIGKAIVKGMDMFKRDTIPHKVMLILTDGVDSGMEILPLDAANLAKKDSTVIYTIGIGDPTSKDSDLDERTLKDIAEMTNGKYFRAIDTEALQNIYKELDTLEPIEYEEESFTPKTLLYYIPLGIALALGALSIAVSLIILIVKRFKST encoded by the coding sequence ATGCCAGATAATTTCCATTTCGAATATCCGTGGGTTATACTGTTACTACCATTACCGCTCTTGGTATATTGGTTGTTACCAGCTATAAAAAACCGAAGTAGTGCTTTGCGGTATCCTTATTTTAATAGAGCCGCGACGGTATCCGATCAAAAACCTAAAAAAGCATCTCAGGTAAAAAAACGTAGTTGGTTTGCTTGGTTGGTCATGTATAGTATCTGGGGATTATTAGTAGTGGCTTTAGCCTCGCCAGAATTGGTTGGGAAACCAGAAAAGAAAATAAAAACAGCACGAAACTTTTTAATCGCTGCCGATATTTCGTTTAGTATGGCCAATACCGATTGGTATATAGACGACAAACGTACAACCCGTTGGTCTGCCGTAAAACATATCATGAAAGATTTTGTAAAGGAACGAAAAAGTGACCGTTTAGGTTTGCTATTCTTTGCATCTAATGCCTATATACAAGCCCCTTTTACTTCCGATTTAAAAACGGTTAGTACGATGTTAGACGAGGCCGATGTGGGGATGGCCGGGCAAATGACGAATATTGGGAAAGCTATTGTAAAGGGCATGGACATGTTTAAGCGCGATACGATTCCACATAAGGTGATGTTAATTTTAACCGATGGTGTAGATTCTGGAATGGAAATTTTACCATTAGATGCTGCTAACTTGGCCAAAAAAGATTCGACAGTAATTTATACTATTGGTATTGGCGACCCGACATCTAAAGATTCAGATTTAGATGAACGCACCCTAAAGGATATCGCCGAAATGACCAATGGTAAGTATTTTAGAGCGATAGACACAGAAGCACTTCAGAATATTTATAAGGAATTAGACACGCTAGAACCTATAGAATATGAAGAAGAAAGTTTTACGCCAAAAACACTATTATATTATATCCCGTTAGGAATAGCATTGGCTCTAGGAGCGTTATCTATTGCAGTTAGCCTTATTATTTTAATTGTAAAACGATTTAAATCGACTTAA
- a CDS encoding BatD family protein — MVAKLKLTAVLFLLCSALGYSQHLVSYVTTNHNEAYIGQPVQMTVSVYTSTWFTSGINLGNIQVDGALTVYFRSVSSNKTFSGKQYSGVDFIYNVFPTQEGTITIPALEINVESPQTGGYKGIKHVIHTKPKSITVKGVPLGYSPDNWLVCGNLTINEKWNSDIKHVKVGDVLQRTISRTASGTLGEFIPAVAWDSVAGVSIYPKRPSVNTNKTKTYVSASRTEGANYLFEKEGPVTLPRIEFVHWNYNTHKFYKKIIDSVTINVAPNPDLKMLSGIKKQLEAETVAESEEDKPFLILGLPVKTFIKYLLFCLVALFLLFTFLRWAITTAIKRHKAYKVSERYAFKKVVLAIHHDTNYAVLNALKIWLLKLNPEIPSMEAFLQRYGTPDALRNYQQLEKRVLEASSSTYNASAFKKDLEAARTTYLQYHKAELESKPKDLSKSDWLNPTAPKSRY; from the coding sequence ATGGTAGCTAAATTAAAATTAACAGCGGTATTGTTTTTGTTGTGTAGTGCCTTAGGTTACAGTCAGCATTTGGTGAGTTATGTTACCACGAATCATAACGAGGCGTATATTGGTCAGCCGGTGCAAATGACGGTTTCTGTATACACGAGTACTTGGTTTACTTCGGGAATTAACTTGGGGAACATTCAAGTAGATGGGGCTTTAACTGTTTATTTTAGATCGGTAAGTAGTAACAAAACCTTTAGCGGAAAACAGTATTCTGGTGTCGATTTTATATATAACGTTTTTCCTACTCAGGAAGGAACGATTACCATTCCTGCTTTAGAAATAAATGTGGAATCGCCACAAACAGGAGGGTATAAAGGGATTAAGCATGTCATACATACCAAACCGAAATCAATTACAGTAAAGGGCGTGCCGCTTGGCTATAGTCCAGACAATTGGTTGGTGTGTGGTAATTTAACCATTAACGAAAAATGGAATTCAGATATTAAGCACGTAAAAGTAGGCGATGTATTGCAACGTACCATTAGTAGAACGGCATCTGGAACTTTAGGCGAATTTATTCCAGCTGTAGCTTGGGATAGTGTGGCCGGGGTGAGTATTTACCCTAAACGACCATCGGTAAACACGAATAAAACGAAGACTTATGTATCTGCCAGCAGAACCGAAGGAGCTAATTACTTGTTTGAAAAAGAAGGACCTGTAACCTTACCAAGAATTGAGTTTGTACATTGGAACTATAATACGCATAAATTTTATAAAAAGATAATCGATTCTGTAACCATAAATGTGGCACCTAATCCAGATTTAAAGATGCTTTCGGGAATTAAAAAGCAATTGGAGGCCGAAACTGTTGCAGAGTCTGAAGAAGATAAACCATTCTTAATTTTAGGCTTACCTGTAAAAACATTTATTAAGTATCTGTTATTTTGTCTCGTTGCTTTATTTTTATTGTTTACGTTCTTGCGTTGGGCCATTACTACAGCTATTAAACGCCATAAAGCCTATAAAGTTTCAGAGCGTTATGCCTTTAAAAAAGTAGTTCTAGCTATACATCACGATACCAATTATGCTGTATTAAATGCCTTAAAGATTTGGTTGTTAAAACTGAATCCGGAGATCCCTAGTATGGAAGCCTTTCTTCAACGCTATGGCACGCCAGATGCTTTAAGAAACTATCAGCAGTTAGAGAAACGGGTGTTAGAAGCTAGTTCAAGTACATATAATGCTTCTGCCTTTAAAAAAGATTTAGAAGCCGCTAGAACAACGTATTTACAATACCATAAAGCGGAATTGGAATCTAAACCAAAAGACCTTAGTAAATCTGATTGGTTAAACCCTACTGCTCCAAAAAGTAGATATTGA
- a CDS encoding bestrophin family protein, translated as MRIYNPKEWFKAVFYIRRSDTLKKLYPYLLITAAFSGGIAYLELEYLNLSAKSWVKNITIVHSLLGFALSLLLVFRTNTAYDRWWEARKQWGSLTNVSRNLALKINAFLEDDDAALRHFYRKAIPMYSQSLFAFLKSDYTTFMLDENEHPELGDAFSRKKHGPNHVAALIFKKTNLLYKQHKISGEQLLVINNELEGLTNICGACERIKNTPIPHSYSTFIKKFIVLYVATLPIGYVFSLGYFVVLAVPFILYVLASLELIAEAIEDPFGDDFDDLPLDKMAENIKKHTQEVLHP; from the coding sequence ATGAGAATATACAACCCAAAGGAATGGTTTAAAGCCGTTTTTTACATAAGAAGGTCCGACACCTTAAAAAAACTATATCCGTATTTATTAATCACCGCTGCATTTTCTGGTGGTATTGCTTATTTAGAGCTAGAGTATTTAAATTTATCTGCAAAAAGTTGGGTAAAAAATATCACCATTGTTCATAGTCTTTTGGGTTTTGCGCTATCCCTCTTACTAGTTTTTAGAACCAATACAGCGTACGACAGATGGTGGGAAGCCCGAAAGCAATGGGGTTCATTAACCAATGTAAGTCGAAATTTAGCATTAAAAATCAATGCTTTTTTAGAAGATGATGATGCCGCCTTACGCCATTTTTACCGAAAAGCAATCCCCATGTATTCACAGAGTTTGTTTGCCTTTTTAAAGTCTGATTACACCACGTTTATGTTAGATGAAAATGAACATCCAGAACTTGGTGATGCCTTTAGTCGAAAAAAACACGGTCCGAATCATGTCGCTGCTTTAATCTTTAAAAAAACGAATTTACTTTATAAGCAACATAAAATTTCTGGAGAACAATTACTCGTTATTAACAACGAACTTGAAGGTTTAACGAATATTTGCGGAGCGTGCGAACGCATTAAAAACACCCCTATTCCGCATTCCTATAGCACATTTATTAAAAAATTCATTGTGCTTTATGTAGCCACACTGCCTATAGGCTATGTGTTCTCTTTAGGATATTTTGTTGTTCTGGCCGTACCGTTTATTTTATATGTTTTAGCGTCTTTGGAGTTGATTGCCGAAGCCATTGAAGATCCGTTTGGAGATGATTTTGACGATTTACCATTAGATAAAATGGCCGAAAACATAAAGAAACACACACAGGAAGTGTTACATCCTTAG
- a CDS encoding M56 family metallopeptidase: MEYLLKASAVLGMFYLIYMLWLQKETFFNSNRWFLLSGLILSAVLPLIIIPIYVAQEPTTLDLSQFITSESTAPEEAISYFSWLNLAIVVYLLGVLFFSIRFIIECISLKTFINSQNIKLDHGFKISETNQEVSPFSFFKTIVYNPSQFTASELNHIINHEKVHARDYHTIDILLSKLATIAFWCNPLVWLYKNALIQNLEFLADYKSIPKTKNATVTSYQNILLKTSVPSHQLALTTNFYNSLIKKRILMLNTSKSKPIHALKYMVIAPLLAAFLMSFNTKTVYTQVQNQELESATIKSEINTIINKDTPDSTFESLENMFESMDVDLKINKVKRNTANEIIAISIKSKTETDEVNYKTDADTPISPINISYQYETKLMSINVVQNNKEVMFTSSKNASQVNHKNSFIIPTSDGSSIVIKSSGEEYNDENVMFISEDGKTTYVTLKNTDQSSQQDKKTYGINSVTFTDEDGKTTDLTDSTKARMNSNRKEGYEYHISETVFMDEDGTTTRTVYPPQGNPSTYTLTDPIYILNGKEISKDEMNKIAPENIDSVFVLKGEKAIEKYGEKGKHGVVVITTKPKDAIKVRATKASPKTVLESSSKNPPLAFLNGKEISREEMEAIDPDTIDNIMVLKDEKAIEKYGDKGKHGVLEITTKSSKTNSNPWEISAGVTEVFTIEHSENPIYFIDGKEAKGVKIEDIDPGTIESVNVLKDEKAIEKYGDRAKDDVIEITLKK; encoded by the coding sequence ATGGAATACTTACTTAAAGCATCGGCCGTACTGGGTATGTTCTATTTAATTTACATGCTATGGCTTCAAAAAGAAACCTTTTTTAATAGTAACCGTTGGTTTTTACTTTCAGGCCTTATACTATCCGCAGTATTACCTTTAATTATAATTCCTATTTATGTTGCTCAAGAACCTACGACTTTAGATTTAAGTCAGTTTATAACCTCAGAATCCACCGCCCCAGAAGAAGCTATTTCATATTTTTCTTGGCTAAACCTAGCCATAGTGGTATACCTATTAGGTGTGCTCTTCTTTTCAATACGTTTTATAATTGAATGTATTTCACTTAAAACGTTTATAAATTCTCAAAACATCAAATTAGATCATGGATTTAAAATTTCGGAAACCAACCAAGAGGTCTCTCCTTTCTCTTTCTTTAAAACCATTGTTTACAACCCAAGTCAGTTTACAGCATCAGAGCTAAACCATATTATTAACCATGAAAAAGTTCATGCCCGAGACTATCATACTATCGACATATTACTTTCAAAACTAGCAACTATAGCATTTTGGTGCAATCCGCTAGTATGGTTATACAAAAATGCCCTGATACAAAACTTAGAATTTTTAGCAGATTATAAGTCCATACCAAAAACTAAAAACGCTACGGTAACTTCTTATCAAAACATATTATTAAAAACATCGGTGCCTTCTCATCAACTGGCACTTACTACCAATTTTTACAATTCATTAATCAAAAAACGAATTCTTATGTTAAACACTTCAAAATCGAAACCCATTCATGCTTTAAAATACATGGTTATTGCGCCGTTATTAGCAGCCTTTTTAATGAGCTTTAATACGAAAACGGTGTATACCCAAGTTCAAAACCAAGAGCTTGAATCTGCTACAATTAAAAGCGAAATAAACACCATCATCAACAAAGATACTCCAGACAGTACTTTTGAATCTCTAGAAAACATGTTTGAATCAATGGATGTAGATTTAAAAATCAATAAAGTAAAGCGTAATACAGCTAATGAAATCATTGCTATTTCAATCAAATCAAAAACTGAAACTGATGAAGTAAATTATAAAACGGATGCTGACACCCCTATTTCACCCATAAATATTTCATATCAATATGAAACAAAATTGATGAGTATCAATGTAGTTCAAAACAACAAGGAAGTCATGTTTACATCCTCTAAAAACGCTTCACAGGTAAATCATAAAAATTCATTTATAATCCCTACTAGTGATGGCTCAAGTATTGTAATAAAATCTTCTGGTGAAGAGTATAACGATGAAAATGTAATGTTTATTAGCGAAGATGGAAAAACAACATATGTTACCTTAAAAAATACGGATCAATCTTCTCAACAAGACAAAAAAACTTACGGTATAAACAGTGTTACATTTACAGATGAAGACGGAAAAACAACTGACTTAACGGATTCAACCAAAGCTAGGATGAATTCTAATAGAAAAGAAGGATACGAATATCATATTTCTGAAACCGTTTTTATGGATGAGGACGGTACAACAACTAGAACGGTCTATCCACCTCAAGGGAATCCATCTACTTATACACTTACAGATCCTATATATATTTTAAATGGAAAAGAAATTTCAAAAGATGAAATGAATAAAATAGCTCCCGAAAACATTGATTCTGTATTTGTTCTTAAAGGAGAAAAAGCGATTGAAAAGTACGGCGAAAAAGGTAAACATGGTGTTGTGGTTATTACTACTAAACCTAAAGATGCCATTAAAGTTAGAGCAACTAAAGCGAGTCCTAAAACAGTTCTCGAATCCAGTTCCAAGAATCCACCATTAGCCTTTCTAAACGGAAAGGAAATTTCAAGAGAAGAAATGGAAGCCATAGACCCAGACACAATTGATAATATTATGGTTTTAAAAGATGAAAAAGCCATTGAAAAATATGGAGATAAAGGTAAACATGGTGTTTTAGAAATTACTACCAAGTCTAGTAAAACCAATTCAAATCCTTGGGAAATTAGTGCTGGAGTAACAGAAGTATTTACTATAGAACATTCGGAAAATCCAATCTATTTTATTGACGGTAAAGAAGCTAAAGGAGTTAAAATAGAGGATATTGATCCGGGTACAATTGAATCCGTAAACGTTTTAAAAGATGAAAAAGCAATTGAAAAATATGGAGACAGAGCTAAAGATGATGTTATAGAGATTACACTTAAAAAATAA
- a CDS encoding AAA family ATPase, whose product MTALEAINTLKKEMSVSIIGQDNLIDRIVLVLLADGNMLLEGLPGLAKTRAIKTLSKYLDCDLSRIQFTPDLLPTDITGTEIYQPDAEEKFSFQKGPIFSNLILADEINRSPAKVQSALLEAMEERQVTVAGTTYPMEPLFMVMATQNPIEQEGTYPLPEAQMDRFIMHVVIDYPDDASELGILRLNKKEQSVVSKENKVKPETISQQHIFDARNEINTIKVTEELEKYMVSLISATRYPDRFDKGLAEWIDFGASPRGTIALDRCSRVNAWMSGKDFVSPDNIQAVIKDVLRHRIALSYKARAEGITVNQVIEKILEVVAVVA is encoded by the coding sequence ATGACAGCATTAGAAGCCATCAACACCTTAAAAAAAGAAATGTCAGTCTCAATTATTGGGCAAGATAATTTAATAGACCGTATTGTATTGGTTTTGTTGGCCGATGGTAATATGCTATTAGAAGGATTACCAGGTTTAGCAAAAACACGTGCTATAAAAACCTTATCTAAGTATTTAGATTGCGATTTAAGCAGAATACAATTTACACCAGATTTATTACCTACCGATATAACCGGAACAGAAATCTATCAGCCCGATGCAGAAGAGAAGTTCTCTTTTCAAAAAGGACCAATTTTTAGTAATCTTATTTTGGCCGATGAGATAAACCGTTCGCCAGCGAAGGTGCAATCGGCACTTTTAGAAGCGATGGAAGAACGCCAAGTTACGGTTGCAGGAACAACCTATCCTATGGAGCCTCTATTTATGGTTATGGCCACCCAAAACCCGATAGAACAGGAAGGAACATACCCATTGCCTGAAGCGCAAATGGACCGTTTTATCATGCATGTGGTGATTGATTATCCAGATGATGCTTCAGAATTAGGAATTCTTCGTTTAAATAAGAAAGAACAATCTGTGGTTTCAAAAGAAAATAAAGTAAAACCTGAGACCATTTCACAACAGCATATTTTTGATGCTCGAAATGAAATTAATACTATAAAAGTAACTGAAGAACTCGAAAAGTATATGGTGAGTTTAATTTCAGCAACACGTTACCCAGACCGTTTTGATAAAGGTTTAGCCGAATGGATCGATTTTGGAGCGAGCCCGCGTGGTACCATTGCTCTAGACCGTTGTAGCCGTGTTAATGCTTGGATGAGTGGTAAAGATTTTGTGTCTCCAGATAATATTCAAGCTGTAATTAAAGATGTATTAAGACATCGTATAGCACTTAGTTATAAAGCCAGAGCAGAAGGAATAACCGTAAATCAAGTTATCGAAAAGATTTTAGAAGTGGTAGCCGTTGTTGCATAA